The Psychromonas sp. psych-6C06 genome has a segment encoding these proteins:
- a CDS encoding DUF2262 domain-containing protein, with protein MEFEYVKDLDSWKSKCTVLNTTTDFQIISPDIRKTYSKYDLASIALNRISKLSLQLEKHIVEFAEYYNDCWADPDDDMPTLSTNEFVLLVKLDGVVFDIVSDIEDTISLYYECGHLFGGGGIELTIDESENISATTIG; from the coding sequence ATGGAATTTGAATATGTTAAAGATTTAGATAGTTGGAAAAGCAAGTGTACCGTATTAAACACTACAACTGACTTTCAAATTATCAGCCCAGATATACGCAAAACATATTCTAAATATGATTTGGCGAGTATTGCCCTCAATCGAATTAGTAAACTATCTTTGCAACTTGAAAAGCATATTGTAGAGTTTGCAGAATATTATAATGATTGCTGGGCAGATCCAGATGATGACATGCCAACGCTATCTACCAATGAGTTCGTGCTTCTTGTTAAATTAGATGGTGTAGTCTTCGATATTGTTTCTGATATAGAAGACACAATTTCTTTGTATTATGAATGTGGTCACTTGTTTGGTGGCGGGGGTATTGAATTAACTATTGATGAGTCAGAAAATATTAGCGCAACAACGATAGGATAA